The Zingiber officinale cultivar Zhangliang chromosome 2A, Zo_v1.1, whole genome shotgun sequence genomic sequence ACGAGATATGCCCGGTGATGGTCTCTTCGTAGAAGATGAGGTCGCTGAACCGGACATAGCATGGGTGCTCGAGCTGGACCTCGAAGGAACCGTCGCCGGCGAGGGAGTAGTTATCGGCCAAATGGGGAAGGAGGCCCTTGGGGAGGCCGAACTTCTCGAGGAGATCGTGAACTTCCGAGGACGCAGCGGCCGAGGAGATCAGCAGGAAGAGGAAGGTGGCGACGGAGAGGAAGCGGAGGGCGATCGCCATGGTTTTCGTCTCAGGACCAGGGCGAGCAGATCCAATCTCGACTCTCTGCGGTTGTTATATACCCGTAAAAGAAGACAAGCAGCAGATCACGGATGTCGTTTTCTTTAACAGTTTGTTTTCCTTCCATTTCAATAATATccctaattttattataataaataataatttttaaaaatatgttagttttatttattttcttaaattcaaCCAGAAATTTTTAGATGGTCGAAATATCTCATATTATCCTTCTATTGTTCAATCACTGCCATTAATAAAATAAAGATGGGACAAAAATTAAAACATAGTGGTGGCAGTCTGGCAGATTCAgtgataaaattttttaaattaaaggaagattttaatgattttaaaatttatactttgaaAAGTAAGTAaactttgaaaatcataaattaggTGCTTTCTTTGATTGAAAAACTATTTAAATGAGCTTCATTTATTGAATGAGTATGATGTTTGATCCGGTGATAATCTAGGAGGGTCCACCTCCCAGGAAGTGCAATGCTTAAGTGGGCGTCAAAGTCAAGAGATGGTCAATTGAAAGATTAGCCGAGCCGTAGTCCCTACAGCCCAACCGGTCGGGAGAGTTCAAAGAAGGTTGGCTAAGCCTACAACGCATCAAAATCAAGGGCGCACATGCCGATTGGCACAGATACACTCATATGGGGTCAGAGAGTAGGTCGGTCGGATCGATAGAGGAAGTCCAATCAGATTAAACAAAATAGAGAATATGTGCaaaacatccttttgggagtcgaTGCCGCCGGTTAACGGCTCGGATGGACAGAAAATTGTACGGAAGAAGATTACGCCGTCTTGGCAGGGATGCgttttgtaggatcaaaaagaatttagatatctccacaattgcatgatattgtccactttgggcctaagccctcatggttttgctcttgggctctccccaaaaggcctaatgccaatggagatatcttttctcttataaactcatgatctttcccatgtgtttccaatatgggactatgtttgcaaccttgcaaccccaacaatccccccctcaaacaaaggaccatgggcttcccacgtccgatcctcgacccaccaggtcttcctgcccctcggtctacccgacctactaggactttctgcccctcggtctacccgacctactaggacttccttgcctagccgcaactaggacttcctgcccctcggtccacccgacctactaggacttcctgcctggtgtctggtcctcttgatccgaaaataggagcccccactttctttgttcgaggtcaatattgtactcacatggttcaatcagaccatagctcttgtgcacagtcggcggttaaaccttctggcagtccgggctctgataccaattgtaggatcgaaaagaatttagatatctccacaattgcatgatattgtccactttgggcctaagccctcatggttttgctcttgggctctccccaaaaggcctcatgccaatggagatatcttttctcttataaacccatgatctttcccatgtgtttccaatataggactatgtttgcaaccttgcaaccccaacacgttTGCCCCGTTATGGCAAGATGTCAGGGAACCTTTCTCAATATTAGCTTTTGGGGAAAGTTTGGGAATGCACGTCTGCCTGGGAAGTGTGCAGTCAACCCGccgaagctctatataaggagggaGGTGGCCATCCGCGGAGGTACGCGCAAAGACGCCTTCTGCCACCACTATTCATTTCTTTGCTTTCTCTATTTCTTCCTTCTATCGTTGTGTGACTTGaccgtcggagggtcgtcgcaaGCAACCCCCTCCCGGCTTGGCACTAACTACTTGTGATTGCAGGAGGAGACACCTTCATCGCCAATGAAGACCCAAATTAGTATTATTTCCCGGTGGCCATCTACTCAGCTTCAgggcaggatcaaattggcgccgtctgtgggaacttcaaccTGAACCCAGAAGCAGAGGATGGAAGACACCGGACGATCAATGACAGTAACGCTGACGATGGAAGAGTTGGAGAGGTTGATCCAAGACGGAGTGGcaaaagcaatggaacaacagcAGCGAATGCTAGCCGAACGACCAGCACAGGAGCCAGCCATCTCAGGATCCGATCAGCTTGGAGAGTCGGGTCGCGGAGCTAAACACATAGCCCAACCAGACATAGGCAAAAGATCAGACACGACCGGGCCAGTACCAAACGCGCCAATCCCTTTTCACCGAGCATTGTTAAGGACGCCTTCAGAGGAAGGAGGCAGAGCCCGCCGAGACCGGGGTTCCTCGTCAGAtgaggcgcccgaaagggatgcgAGGAAGGGAAAAGCGCCACGAGATGGGGGctcgcccgaacggatcaacgACTAGTTCTCGCGAGGAATCATGGAGGATCCCTTACCTCACCACTACACCCCATTGGCGATTGGGGAGTACAATGGAAGcgccgatccagatgatcacttGGCCAAGTTCGACAATGCGGTCACTCTGCACCAGTACACCGACGGAGTGAAGTGCAGGGTATTCTTGACAACGCTTTCGGGACCAGCTCAACGGTGGTTCACCAGGTTACCGACTGGGTCCATAtgcagcttcaaggatttccaggTCGCTTTCCTGCACCACTTTACGAGTAGCCGACGACATCAGAAAACGAGCGTCAACTTGTTTTCACTGAAGCAAGGTCCCCGAGAAGCACTCAGGGCGTACATCCAACGGTTTAACCAGATGGCGATGGACATACCAGCAGTCTTATCAGAAGTGCTGGTAAACACTTTCACTCAGGGGCTCGTAGAGGGTGAGTTCTTTCGATCCCTCATTCGCAGACCCCCAAAAGATTTCGCTTATCTCCAAAGGAAGGCCAcggagtacatcaacgtggaagaagcgcaagcggcccgaAGGAAAGAGGCGCCTGCCGAACCTCAACTAGAGGCCGATAGGAGGAGACCCAGCAACCACCAGCCTCCAATCGGTCCCCGGGCCACAGGGCTGCAACCATATCCCGAGCCAAGAACGCATGCAGTCCATATGGAGGCCGCCCAGCACAAGAAAGGCAAAAAGTGGACCCCGATTTTCTGTAAGTTCCATCAATCAGGGACGCACAACACATGGGAGTGTCGGGGCGACCCTAATGTGCATCGACCCGAACCAAAGGAGTATAGACGTCGGTCGCCCACACCGAACCGGTAGCCCGAGCGCCGAATCGACCGAAAGGCTCAGGAGCCATGGGAGCACCATCCCTGAGAAAGAAGTCCTACTCGCGCCTCAGCCGATCGGAACAGACATTCGGTGCGAGAAGAGGAGAACAGAAGGAACGCTTCCCGTGGAGAAATTGGGATGATCTCAGGTGGctcgaccggaggagattccaactgAGCCCGGAAGGGCCACGCGCGACAGCTGGCCATCTACGCGGTAGGGTGCAGCAAGGAAAAGGCAGAGGGCCCCGAGATCAGCTTCAGCCCTAAGGACTTGGAAGGGATAgagatccctcatgatgacgCACTGATCATCAAGGCGGTGATCGCAAATTACACCATACGCCAGACTTTTATCGACACAGGAAGTTCGATAAACATTATTTTCAAACAAACATTTGATTTATTGCAGATTAATCGGGCTGAACTCCTGCCCATGGCAACACCACTGTATGGCTTCACCGGCAATGAAGTCTCGCTAATCGGGCAGACGAGGCTAGCCGTCTCGCTTGGAGAAGAGCCCCTAATTAGGGCGCGCACCACGAATTTTATCGTGGTAGATGTGCCCTCGGCATACAACGTGATATTGGGCCGACCGGCCCTCAACGAATTTCGAGCGGTCGTATTGAcctactgccagaagatcaaattcccggtgggGAATCTAGTAGGCGAAGTTCGAGGGGACCAGGTGGCGGCCCGGCGGTGTTATGTTGAGATGGTCAAGGCGGACGCTAAAGCTTCCAGGAAATGCCCCCGATTGGAAGTAAATGCCATCAGAGAAAAGCCGCCCCCACTGGTATACGACAACAAGGAGGAAGTACAAATACATCCGAGCCGGCCTAAGGCTACTACTTTTGTAGCATCCAATCTGACCGGCTTGCAAAAGGAGGAGCTGATCGCCTGCCTTCAAAAGAATCACGATGTGTTTGCCTGGTCGGCGCACGAGCTGCCCGGGATCGAACCAAGTGTGGCACTGCATGAGCTGCACGTTCGGCCAGACGCCCGACCGGTCAAGCAAAGGAAGCGCGACTTTAGCGCTGAGCAAGATCTGATTATCCGGGCCAAGGTAGAAAAGCTACTAGAGGCCGGGCACATCAAGGAAATTCAGTTTCCAACCTGGCTCGCCAACgtagtgctggtctccaagccaggtaataaatggcgagtgtgcatcgatttcaggGATTTAAACAAGGTCTGCCCCAAGGACTTCTACCCGCTACCaaggatagaccagatggtggactcgacggCCGGATGCGAGCTAATCTGCATGCTCGATGCCTATCAGGGTTATCACCAGGTGCCACTCGCACGCGAAGACCAGGAGAAAGTTAGTTTCATCACGGCTGACGGGACGTTCTGTTATAAGGTcatgccgttcggattaaagaacgCAGGCGCTACCTATCAGAgaatgatgaacaaggtgttccggaagTAGATCGGATGGAATTTGGAGGTATATGTTGACGATATACTCATTAAGTCACTTCGATCTGTCGATCTATGTGCAGATGTGGAAGAAACATGTCAGACGTTGCAAAAGTACGGAATCAAGCTCAACCCAACCAAGTGCCT encodes the following:
- the LOC122039880 gene encoding uncharacterized protein LOC122039880 isoform X1, with the protein product MAIALRFLSVATFLFLLISSAAASSEVHDLLEKFGLPKGLLPHLADNYSLAGDGSFEVQLEHPCYVRFSDLIFYEETITGHISYGSLSGIKGIQVRKNFFWFPISSIRADEDVKTIRFDTATFTEIHPWDEFKDVHDCDKFKLEEIWSSYAADL
- the LOC122039880 gene encoding uncharacterized protein LOC122039880 isoform X2 — encoded protein: MAIALRFLSVATFLFLLISSAAASSEVHDLLEKFGLPKGLLPHLADNYSLAGDGSFEVQLEHPCYVRFSDLIFYEETITGHISYGSLSGIKGIQVRKNFFWFPISSIRADEDVKTIRFDTATFTEIHPWDEFKDVHDCDKLPV